The following proteins are co-located in the Silene latifolia isolate original U9 population chromosome 1, ASM4854445v1, whole genome shotgun sequence genome:
- the LOC141652713 gene encoding uncharacterized protein LOC141652713 gives MNEDLEEGIKSVTGFQEGSMPFRYLGVPIQTGRLSKKNYSALTEKMVAQIRGLGAKKLSYSGRVVLINSVLNTLHNYWAQLFIIPKSVIKRIEAICRNYLWDNSPDYHRVPLVAWDKVTMTKQEGGLGINKAEVWNIATVGKLVDWIYTKSDRLWIRWVHNVYLKDKDWHEYVPPNDATWVWKHICKVKEKLKDGFVDGSWVSHPMGYSIRRGYEWLKPVQAPQPWQSIVWNNWNTPKHSLISWLMLQGGMNTKEKLHKIGYYSDDRCILCDSMPKTIDHLFSSCVYSCKVKHILENWIGNNLPTISHLAASITNSV, from the coding sequence ATGAATGAGGATCTTGAGGAAGGTATAAAATCGGTGACAGGATTTCAGGAGGGCAGCATGCCATTCAGGTACTTGGGTGTGCCAATCCAAACTGGTAGGCTATCCAAAAAAAATTATTCTGCCCTAACTGAGAAGATGGTAGCACAGATCAGGGGACTGGGTGCTAAGAAACTGTCTTACTCTGGTAGAGTTGTTCTTATAAACTCAGTCCTTAATACACTCCACAATTACTGGGCTCAACTTTTTATTATTCCCAAGAGTGTCATTAAAAGAATTGAGGCCATTTGCAGAAACTATTTATGGGACAACAGCCCGGACTATCATAGGGTACCTCTGGTTGCGTGGGATAAGGTTACCATGACAAAACAGGAAGGTGGGCTTGGCATTAATAAAGCTGAAGTATGGAACATTGCCACTGTGGGTAAATTGGTTGATTGGATCTATACAAAGTCAGATAGGCTCTGGATCAGATGGGTGCATAATGTATACCTAAAAGACAAGGACTGGCATGAATATGTCCCTCCAAATGATGCTACATGGGTTTGGAAACATATCTGCAAGGTCAAGGAAAAGTTGAAAGATGGatttgtggatggtagttgggtTTCTCATCCTATGGGGTATTCCATTAGAAGAGGCTATGAATGGCTTAAGCCTGTCCAAGCTCCCCAACCTTGGCAGTCCATTGTTTGGAACAACTGGAATACTCCCAAGCATTCATTGATCTCTTGGTTAATGCTGCAGGGGGGGATGAATACCAAGGAAAAATTGCATAAAATTGGCTACTATTCTGATGACCGATGTATTCTCTGTGACAGTATGCCTAAAACCATTGATCATTTGTTTTCTAGCTGTGTTTACAGCTGCAAAGTCAAGCACATTCTTGAGAATTGGATTGGAAATAATTTGCCTACTATCAGTCACCTGGCTGCAAGTATTACTAATTCTGTCTAG